Proteins from a genomic interval of Niabella soli DSM 19437:
- a CDS encoding TonB-dependent receptor produces the protein MRYFIFLFCILYSGFIYGQDTDSVKTIEAITVHAFGQNENRATAIVRNLASDVPANKLSLVTALNTISGVRMEERSPGSYRINIRGSSLRAPFGVRNVKVYWGDIPLTDPGGNTYFNQLAYNNFKSITVFKGPASSMYGAGTGGLILLEPPRNSKSGINVEYAAGSYHTQSIFAEATWQKENLTNTITYAHNQSDGYRAQSAMQRNNLSWHTNIKWKDQELSALLLFSDLYYQTPGALTLKEFNANPAAARPAAGAFPSAAAVNAAIWQKTITAGITHTQHFGEAWSNATTLYSSFAQVKNSAIRNYENRNEPQFGGRSVFVYNKKWSGNNTLQWNTGIEAQQGYSTIRVSGNNQGRPDTLQTDDDVNIGTYSIFTQASVSLRDHWVYTAGVSYNKSKLAFTRMNAYPVTEQVFHYNNELAPRFTVLRKLGSTDVLATVSRGFSPPAVAEILPSTTILNKDLKAEHGWNYELTGRKHFNFNSSSLHFELTGFYFDLTDAITQRRDASGADYFTNAGAVKERGVEGYGNYFRAFRFNSFFDYLNASVNYTYNHFRYGNFIKDTITYSGNRIPGVPASTLNARVAVAARMGLYIDANYYGASPVFLTDANAAQANAYHLLGAKIGYRKKWNKINVTLYAGADNLLNETYSLGNDINAAAGRYYNAAPKRNFFTGAAFEWR, from the coding sequence ATGCGCTATTTCATTTTTTTGTTTTGTATTCTTTATTCCGGATTTATTTACGGGCAGGATACTGATTCTGTAAAAACAATTGAAGCCATAACGGTTCATGCTTTTGGCCAGAACGAGAACAGAGCCACCGCTATTGTTCGCAACCTGGCTTCGGATGTTCCGGCCAATAAACTCTCGCTGGTAACGGCTTTAAATACCATTTCCGGGGTGCGGATGGAGGAGCGTTCGCCCGGCAGTTATCGTATTAATATAAGGGGCAGTTCCCTCCGCGCTCCTTTTGGAGTACGCAATGTGAAAGTGTATTGGGGCGACATCCCGCTTACCGACCCGGGGGGCAATACTTATTTTAACCAACTGGCCTATAATAATTTTAAATCGATCACTGTTTTTAAAGGACCTGCTTCAAGTATGTACGGGGCCGGAACGGGAGGATTGATTTTGCTGGAACCGCCCCGCAACAGCAAGAGCGGTATTAATGTAGAATATGCTGCGGGTTCTTATCATACCCAAAGTATTTTTGCAGAGGCTACCTGGCAAAAAGAGAATCTTACTAATACGATCACTTATGCGCATAACCAGTCAGATGGTTACCGGGCGCAATCGGCTATGCAACGTAACAACCTGAGCTGGCATACCAATATTAAATGGAAGGATCAGGAGCTTTCCGCGCTGCTTCTTTTCTCTGATCTTTACTACCAAACTCCGGGGGCACTTACGCTGAAGGAATTCAATGCGAACCCGGCGGCGGCGCGCCCGGCAGCGGGAGCCTTTCCTTCTGCCGCAGCGGTTAATGCTGCCATCTGGCAAAAGACAATTACTGCCGGTATTACACACACACAGCATTTTGGCGAAGCCTGGAGCAACGCTACAACGCTCTACTCTTCTTTTGCGCAGGTTAAGAACAGCGCGATAAGAAATTACGAGAACCGTAATGAACCGCAATTCGGGGGCCGTAGCGTTTTTGTATATAATAAAAAATGGAGCGGTAATAATACGTTGCAGTGGAATACGGGTATTGAGGCGCAACAAGGCTATTCCACGATCCGCGTTTCTGGCAATAACCAGGGCCGGCCGGACACCCTGCAAACGGATGATGACGTCAATATCGGGACCTATAGTATATTTACTCAGGCATCGGTTTCCCTGCGGGATCATTGGGTGTATACTGCTGGTGTGAGTTATAATAAGAGCAAACTGGCCTTTACGCGAATGAATGCCTACCCCGTTACGGAACAGGTATTTCATTATAATAATGAACTGGCGCCGCGCTTCACGGTGCTGCGTAAGCTTGGGTCTACCGATGTATTAGCTACGGTATCCAGGGGGTTTTCACCGCCCGCTGTTGCGGAAATTCTTCCTTCTACAACGATCCTTAACAAGGACCTGAAAGCGGAGCACGGCTGGAATTATGAGTTGACGGGAAGAAAGCATTTTAATTTTAATAGCTCGAGCCTGCATTTTGAACTGACGGGTTTTTATTTTGATCTTACGGACGCAATCACCCAACGGCGTGATGCTTCGGGAGCTGATTATTTTACGAATGCAGGTGCGGTTAAGGAGCGCGGTGTTGAGGGTTACGGCAATTATTTCCGGGCCTTTCGTTTTAATAGTTTTTTTGACTATCTGAATGCAAGCGTCAACTACACCTATAATCATTTCAGGTATGGCAATTTTATAAAAGATACGATCACTTATTCGGGCAACCGTATACCCGGCGTGCCGGCCAGCACACTAAATGCTCGGGTAGCCGTGGCTGCGCGAATGGGGCTTTATATTGACGCGAACTATTATGGCGCCTCACCGGTTTTTTTGACTGATGCCAACGCAGCGCAGGCAAATGCCTATCACCTGTTGGGCGCAAAGATCGGGTACCGGAAAAAATGGAATAAAATAAATGTTACCCTTTATGCCGGTGCGGATAACCTGCTAAATGAAACCTATAGTCTGGGTAATGATATTAATGCCGCGGCGGGCCGGTATTATAACGCAGCGCCAAAAAGAAATTTCTTTACCGGTGCTGCATTTGAATGGAGATAA
- a CDS encoding TM2 domain-containing protein, translating to MDQQHVLRIIPDIEYDELVTVLHITKDMNEQQQQQFLITYQRKRKSRNEMLLLTLIGFVGVAGIQRLVIGDIALGIVYLLTGGLCLVGTIIDLIKVNSLTQEYNQKQALETAGLIAAIYNMPNQRS from the coding sequence ATGGATCAGCAACACGTATTGCGTATTATACCGGATATTGAATATGACGAACTGGTAACGGTACTGCATATTACAAAAGACATGAATGAACAACAGCAGCAACAATTCCTGATTACTTACCAGCGCAAAAGAAAAAGCCGCAATGAAATGCTGCTTTTGACCCTGATCGGATTTGTGGGCGTTGCCGGCATCCAGCGACTGGTGATCGGCGATATCGCCCTGGGCATCGTTTATTTACTCACCGGCGGCCTTTGCCTGGTAGGAACCATTATTGATCTTATAAAGGTTAATTCGCTTACACAGGAGTACAACCAGAAGCAGGCTTTGGAAACTGCCGGGCTGATCGCTGCTATTTACAATATGCCCAACCAGCGCTCTTAG
- a CDS encoding DUF2752 domain-containing protein, which yields MKVKAFFKNYNEALLWTGALVALFFMNVDHNAVSLCPLKALGVHWCPGCGIGHSIHYTLHLNFAAAWKAHILGIPATIVLIYQIIKSLHFTNKNYNNGSATRIAYYTGY from the coding sequence ATGAAAGTGAAAGCATTCTTTAAAAACTACAACGAGGCGCTCCTCTGGACGGGGGCGCTGGTTGCGCTGTTTTTTATGAATGTTGACCATAACGCGGTATCGCTATGTCCTTTGAAAGCGCTGGGTGTACACTGGTGCCCCGGCTGCGGCATCGGTCATTCGATCCATTACACCCTGCACTTGAATTTTGCAGCCGCCTGGAAGGCGCATATCCTGGGGATACCCGCCACCATCGTGCTGATATACCAGATAATAAAATCTTTACATTTTACCAATAAAAACTATAACAATGGATCAGCAACACGTATTGCGTATTATACCGGATATTGA